AATTTAGAAACATCATCAGCCAAACATTTGAATTTGAAATTACCTATGATTTAAATAACAATGTTCGCATTCTTTGCCATAGGCTACTTGAAGCAGTAGGTGCAGCAATTTGCCCTTCCATGATCATTTCAACACCAGGGCCCATTTCGTGGACAAGTTTGACAGATTCTGATAGTCGATTAAGGAGATTCATCAGGGCAATCACTTCATTCCTTTGTAACTGCAACTAAGAGACAACATAGTTTTCAATGACAAATTAAAATCGATAAATTTACCAATGACTGGTAGCTTAAGAACATAATTGATGCATCAGCAATAGTTCAAGATAATTATCTTAAGCAAACTAAAAACCAAAGCAGAATCTTTTTTTGTAGTTGCTGCCAAAAGTAGATACTTACAATCTGACCCAAGTGATCCCAGCCATTATCAGAGAAGAGAATTTTCAGTGCTGTACCTAGACCAAGAACCTGAAGCTTTCCCCAAAGTCGACACTTCTCACAGCCTACACAGTCCATCAATGCACTGCAATGCCAATAGATCTAGTTATATCAATTCCACATAGAGAAGACACTACATAAAGTAATCAAAAGGAAGATAGAAACCAGAGAAACAAGATTATGCTTTACCGATTCAAcatttgaaagagaaattaactagttaattaaaagagaaatgcaAAAGTCCATGTTTGGCCTTTTTACATTTGATGCCATAAATTTGCAGCTTTTGATTGGGTaaaattttccaaaaaaaaaaaagagccaaTCAAGATTTGAGAAAAACCTAATGTTTCTGAATTGTTCTTGAATCTTCTGTTTCAGTTCAGGTCCACGTTGACCCTTCCACAACTTAGCTTCATCAAATGGGAGAGGGCATGCTGCTTGAAGTTTTGGATTATAGAGTAATTGTCTCATCAAGGAATGAGCCTTGAGGTCTTCAGTAGGGTTACCAGTGTCATATTCAGCTTGTTCCAAGTAATCTTGAGCCTGAATGAATTACAAGATATCCATTAGATATAACAGCCTTAAAGAGAGcataaaaaattttcaccaaCATAACTTGTGATAGATAACACGTAAATAAACAACAATTCTACAATTTATTTGCCTATTATCAACATTCATggagacataaaatataaaataatgtaGAAGAAACAGCATTTCTATCACTAAATCACTTACTATATACCTTCATGTAGAGAAAATCTAACTTCATACTCTTTTAACACTCACCTTCATAACAGCTCGGAGAACAAAAAGGTATGTGAAGTACAGGTTTCTAACACGATCAGGGTATCTTAAAACCCGATCATACATCAATGTAGCATTGCAGCCCCACTGCaaacaggaaaaaaggaaacaagaAATCAAAgttagatcccttcaataaatgACTGTGCATGCCTAAATATTTCATTTGATAGGGAAACAAAGGTGTTCTTTATGGGCAAAATATTTATCTTCCAATGCCCATCattattgaaaatatttttttccaaAGTGGGTAACAGCCCAAATCAACTGAGCAAAATCACTCCGAATCCTACAAGTCAGGTTTTGGACAGCTCATTTCAAGGGCACTTAGCcattaagctatttgacttgtcgTAGTTTTATAATTTTGAGTAGGATGAATGAGATACAAACATATGAAATAGCTACATTGCCATGGTCAAAGTTCATAAATAACACAGGTTGAGAAGCATGCATCTAAATTCATACCAAGTTTTTAGATTTGTCAAGTAGATAACGATCTGCTATGTGAATTGAAATAGAGGAGTGAAGACCAGATATCAACTTGTACAATATCCTTTCCTCTTGACACAACTCTTCAGATGGATCTGCACATCACAAGGGAAGTAAGAAAATAATCAGATGATCCTGTAACCATGACAGCAAGAAAAGTTGAAATTGTACCGGTCCTGAAAAATAAAATCAGGATAACAAAGAATAAAAGATTGTCTAAGgaaaacaaaataaagaaaatatttaagcacgcaaaaaaaaaaaatgacaacATCTTTAGCATGACAGCATGTTGTGCTGCTACTAATGCATGCCTGTGCATGCAGTTACTTTAAAGATGAAAGTAGATTTGCCAAAAAGATTTTTAAACACCTTTTGTTTGATCTCATGCAAGCGTAAGAAAATATGAAACAAGAGAAAAAGCAATCTATCAACTCTGTTTGGGTTATGTGCAAAGACaaagaaagaaaacaaaaaaaaagagaaCTTACATTTGGGGCAGTTCTCAGAGTAAACAGCATCCCATATCCTCCTAGCTGATGGACCAGAGTAGCCAGTGTATTGTTCAGGGTTCAACTGAAGATTCACATATGTCATCTCAGCTGCAAATGAAAATGCTTTATTATTTACTCCATCAACTTCCAACTTTGCCATTCAATAAGCTAGCATTAAATCTactttgtaaataataataaaaaggtgaaaaaaaaaagattactaCTGGAAATAACAGCATGGAAAAAGCATTAAGTTCACAATACGATTGAATAAATATCAATGATAAAAGATATGATTGAACAACCCACCATTGTCAGTCTCATCATCATTTGTCCAGGGATTGTCTATTTCTGTCCATCCCCTAAATGCTTTACTATCAAGGGTACGATCAACAGCAGCCTGAGGCTTTCCTTCTTGACATTGAAGATCATCTGATGGAAGGCCTCGATGGAAAGGTGTCCTAAATGATTTGGGGAATTCACTTTCTGGGCATTCACAAACACTGCAATCCCTCAAGTGGCACATGCCATCGTCAGGCCAGAAAGGGCAGTCACACCCCAACTTAACCTGCCATATAATGACCCAAAGGCTTTAAATTAAAATAGATGCTAGTGAGTGGTAACTAAGTACCATATAATTCTGATGTCTAGTAAGATATAAGAAGATAGATATAAGGCATACTAAGAAGGTTGACTTGAAGTAAAATTCATTAATTGATGCACCTGGAACTCATTTCAAAATTCCAAACAAATACAGGGGCAAGTAGAGAATTCTGATTCTCATTTGATAACTTGAACATGAATAATCCACTAAGGAGAaacaaattggtcaattgatctTGACATCAAAGGAGTGAAGGTGAAGGACTGCATTTTGATCAACTGATTACATTACAACAGTAAAAACAATAAGATTTATTTGAAAATTCAAATCATGACCTATTATATGCTAAAGAATGATTTAACAAATAGAATATTAtagttgtgacatgttgatgacaACTTTCCCAGATTTAACACCTTCAATTCTAACTAGCAAATCAACCCCAAGTGCCCCTTGCCACTGTTCATTCAGGCGAGCCTTCCTGTCTAATCCCATTGATTCTACCTTGCAGATCAATCATGTATCTCGCATGTCAGTGACCAATCACTAGATCGATCTACCatattaattatttgatgtaCGAATTGGACTATCAAAGAGAATATCAAGGGCATATTGACATAAACTACTATTGTAGAAAATTAGCATCATTCATGGATTCTATTCAGATCAGATTGATCATTGTGAAATGGAAactttaaattcaaaaatttgaaGCTGCATTCCAGCAAAACTATTCATAAAAATCATTCAAACATGTCTAACAACTCAAAGGATTATATCATAATTTATATTTACTAGTGATTTCACAATACATAAGTTAGCCAGAAAGATTTATATTCACTTATGATTTCATCATCAAAGAAAATATAAGTAGAAGTCAAAAGAACTCCATGGTCATTTGATTAAACAAATATATTAAGAAAACCTTGCAACATATAGAAAGTGTAGGAAAACCTTTGCTTCTATCATGCATAAGCTTCTATTATAGGAGAGCCATTGTTTTCAAAATCAGCTTCTTTATCATAATACGCCAACCACCAATTCTACCAAGAGGTATTCAACAAACCTTGAAGTATCGAAAAAATGGGGTTTTCACGAGATCTTGGAGAGATGGATACAACACTTCTTCATTAAGACGGTCCACTGTCTCATAGTCGCAACAACAATCCTCCACCATCCCACTATACTTCTGCACAGACAGAAAATAAAACAAACCCTGAGCAGGAAGAATAAGAAGAATAATGTGATCGTATTCAATTTCCTATCATTTCACGATCTAACAAAAACAAGCTCAAACTGCAACAGTGCTGATCACGACAGTCAAACGGTGCAAGTATCAACTCCCATTATAACCCAAATATGAATGCAAATTACAGTCCCTGTCCACCCCCATTACATAAAATACAGAACTAAGCAATCTATACCAACAAGTTAAAAACTTTCTTTATTTTGCTATCCAAAAACAAAAACGTCAAGTAGCAAGATTCAGGTGAATAGtaattcaaaataataataaaaaaaaaaaatcttctcaATTTCTTTTCCTTGGTTTCCTCTGGAACAAACATAGATagaatagaaaacgaacctgaGAGCAGCTACAAGGGTGTCTAAATAGAGAGATCTTAGGGGTAGTCATCGAAGCTGTAGTTAAAGCAACAATCAGAGCAATGACGGCACCAATTATAATCCATCTCCATGGCTTTCCCTCAGTCCTGCTCTTCTTCTCACTCTCCGATCCCACCATTCTCCGACTAGAACTAAATGCAAAGAAACAAAACCCCTGATCTCTGAAATCCTGATCCAGCCCTGCTGGGTTGCTGAAAAGAGAAGACACAGAAGCTGATTTCTGCAAGAACTAATCTAAAACAAGTTCCTTGTAGGAATTCGGattataaataaagaaaaaatgggAAGGGAAATGGTGGGCTCTTGCGTCGGCGGTTTTAGAACACAGGAAAATGCACCCGGAGACCGCAACTCTAGAAGCCGACTATTCATAACTGGGCTTAGACTTTGACTTTAGGCTTCGGCCCACCTTAGCCTTTAAAATGAATGCTACTTAAACTAATTAAtcgattttttaaaatataaaaaaatttcagtACTTATTATGTTTTTCCttaaactatttttttttataaattacaaaatatctcttaatttatttttattgtgtTAAAAATTTTACTTATATCGGATAAGTCCATTACATAGATAAAGTATtcttaatgaaaattttatttatttataagaattgaatacataattttttttttttaaatataaaattaactcaTATCGATCttaaactaatttttttaaaacatatgtcaggtaaaataattttatataattataataaaaatataatttataaatatatttaatttgtgataattataaaattttatcatgatttttaaaaataaattataataacgtatttaaagaaaagaatcaaacaattaaaatttaatcaaatGCAAATTTTCATCGTTATTCTGCTAACTTGAAATAGGGATCAAGAAATCCaaatttattattgttattatcatttagtttaatttcagtcttataaaaaattatattttgaaatcTTAGATTTTTAGTGGATTTCTATTAAGAAAAACCTTATATCCATTTGAAATAAAAGCGTAAT
The Hevea brasiliensis isolate MT/VB/25A 57/8 chromosome 18, ASM3005281v1, whole genome shotgun sequence genome window above contains:
- the LOC110651343 gene encoding endoplasmic reticulum oxidoreductin-1 isoform X1, with amino-acid sequence MVGSESEKKSRTEGKPWRWIIIGAVIALIVALTTASMTTPKISLFRHPCSCSQKYSGMVEDCCCDYETVDRLNEEVLYPSLQDLVKTPFFRYFKVKLGCDCPFWPDDGMCHLRDCSVCECPESEFPKSFRTPFHRGLPSDDLQCQEGKPQAAVDRTLDSKAFRGWTEIDNPWTNDDETDNAEMTYVNLQLNPEQYTGYSGPSARRIWDAVYSENCPKYPSEELCQEERILYKLISGLHSSISIHIADRYLLDKSKNLWGCNATLMYDRVLRYPDRVRNLYFTYLFVLRAVMKAQDYLEQAEYDTGNPTEDLKAHSLMRQLLYNPKLQAACPLPFDEAKLWKGQRGPELKQKIQEQFRNISALMDCVGCEKCRLWGKLQVLGLGTALKILFSDNGWDHLGQILQLQRNEVIALMNLLNRLSESVKLVHEMGPGVEMIMEGQIAAPTASSSLWQRMRTLLFKS
- the LOC110651343 gene encoding endoplasmic reticulum oxidoreductin-1 isoform X2 — translated: MVGSESEKKSRTEGKPWRWIIIGAVIALIVALTTASMTTPKISLFRHPCSCSQKYSGMVEDCCCDYETVDRLNEEVLYPSLQDLVKTPFFRYFKVKLGCDCPFWPDDGMCHLRDCSVCECPESEFPKSFRTPFHRGLPSDDLQCQEGKPQAAVDRTLDSKAFRGWTEIDNPWTNDDETDNAEMTYVNLQLNPEQYTGYSGPSARRIWDAVYSENCPKYPSEELCQEERILYKLISGLHSSISIHIADRYLLDKSKNLWGCNATLMYDRVLRYPDRVRNLYFTYLFVLRAVMKAQDYLEQAEYDTGNPTEDLKAHSLMRQLLYNPKLQAACPLPFDEAKLWKGQRGPELKQKIQEQFRNISALMDCVGCEKCRLWGKLQVLGLGTALKILFSDNGWDHLGQILQRNEVIALMNLLNRLSESVKLVHEMGPGVEMIMEGQIAAPTASSSLWQRMRTLLFKS